The Rickettsiales bacterium genome includes the window GAAAAATTATATTATCTTCTAGCATTTTTATCAAAATATGGTTATTAAGGCTAAAAAATTACATCGTAAATGAGCAATCCTATTCTTAAAACCCTTGAAAATGTTATATTAAAAGCTGGTAAAGTTGTTAATAGAGATTATGGTGAGCTTGAAAATCTTCAAGTTTCTAAGAAAGGACCCGGTAATTTCGTTACTTCCGCGGATTTGAAAGTGGAAAAAATTATCATTACTGAGCTTCAAAGGGCTTACCCGCAATATAGTATTTTATCTGAGGAGGCCGGCCTAATTCAAGGCACTGGCAATAAATTTCAATTTATTCTTGACCCAATAGATGGCACAACTAACTTTATGCATGGCCTGCCGTTTTTCTGCATTACTTGCAGTTTAGTTGAAATTATTGGTGGTAAAAAGCAAGTTCAGCTTGCAATTACTTATGCACCTATATTAAATGAAATGTATATTGCAGAAAGAGGTTCAGGTGCAACTTGCAACGGCAGAAAGTTACAGGTTTCTTCAAGGGATAATATTGAAGAATCCCTTTTTGCGTGCTATATAGCAAAGTCAAATCAAGAATTTAGATCGCAAGATTTGAAAGCGATTACTGAGGTGAAAGTTAATTCTCGTATTTACGGCTCGGCGGCTTTAGAGCTTGCCTTTATAGCCTCTGGTAAGCTTGATGGAATGTGGCATAATCACCTTAAAGTTTGGGATTTTGCAGCAGGGACATTACTTGTTACTGAAGCAAGGGGTATGGTTTCTGAGATTAATGGCGGTTCTAATTATCTCGAATCTGGCTCAATAATCGCTGGTAATAGAGGGGTTTTTGAAGAGTTGAGGAATAGGGTTTCTAAGTCTTTTGGTAGTTAGGAGTTGGGAATTGGGAAATGGGTTTTAGGTGGTTAGATTATTTTGGTAATAACATCTAGCTTCCAACTCTTATGTCCTAATTCCTATCTCCCAATTCCCATCTCCAAACAATTATGAAATATTTTTTAACAATTTCAGTTTTTATTCTTTCTTTTGCGACTAATTCAGTTTCGCAACCAGTTCCTGCGTCTATGAGAAATTCTAACCCTTCACAAGTTCTTGAACTTCCAAAAGCTGAAGAAAAAATGGAAGAAAAGAAATCAGGGGAAGAAATCACCACGCAGGAAAACATTCAGCCACAAGAAAATTTAGAAGTTAAAGAGGAAGAAAAAAAAGATGTTATAATTGCAGATACAAAAGATTTTGAGTGGGATACTAAACCTGAGCCACAAAAAAATGATAATAATTTAATGCGAATTTCTTTCAGCAAAAATAATGTAAAATTAAGTAATGATGATGTTTTGGCGTTAAGCTCAATGCTTAGGCTTGCGGAGCAAAATAAAACTAATCACATGAAAATAAAATCTTTTGCAAGCGTTGAAGATTCCCCTCAAAAAACTAGGCAAAAAGCTATTTTAAGGGTTTTAGAATTAAAAGAAGAACTGCAAAAAAATAATTTTAACTTTGATAAAATGGCTGATGTTTTCATCTATCCTTCAGTTACAAAAGTTGGTGGTGATTACATTGACATTGACAAAGATTAAATAATATGGTTTTCAAAAATTAGTATTAACTTCAAATTGGAGATAAAATGAAAATAATTTCTACATTATTGCTTGCTTCAACCCTTGCAATTTCTGCTTGTGCGCCACAATATGGCCCTCAAGGAAATGCCGGTGGAATTGGTGGAACTGGCATAACTAAAGAAAATGTTGGTATGATTGCGGGTGGTCTAGGCGGTGCGCTTGCTGCACAAGGCGTTGGTAAAGGCAAGGGTAATGTTCTTGCGATAGCTGGTGGCACAATTCTTGGTGGTTTAATTGGTGGTGAAATTGGTAAATCGCTTGATAGAGCTGATATGGCATATGCAAATTCAACTACGCAAAACGCGCTTGAGCAAACTTCGTCAGGTGTAACTTCTAAATGGGTTAACCCAGATTCAGGTCATAGTGGCACTATAACTCCAGTAAAAACTTTCCAAAGTAACTCAGGTCAATATTGTAGAGAGTTTTCACAAACTATAAATGTTAGTGGTCAATCTCAAAAAGCATTTGGCACTGCCTGCAGACAGCAAGATGGTAGCTGGAAAATTGTAGGATAATAAGGTTCTAGGGGCTAGGCTCTAGGTTATAGGGTTTTCTAGTCTTAATAATAACAAAAGACTAACTACTAACTACTAAATAATTATGCTTGAACTTGAAAACTACCCAAAAGGAAATCTAATGGCTGGTAAAAAAGGCCTTATAATGGGTGTTGCGAATGATAAATCTATTGCGTGGGGCATTACAAAAGCTCTTTATGCGCAAGGTTGCAGGGATTTCTGTTTTTCATATCAAGGTGAGGCATTGCAAAAAAGGGTTACGCCACTAGCTAAAGAAGCTGAAAGCGAATTTTTAGTTGAGTGTGATGTTACAAATTCTGATTCTATCAAAAATCTTTTTGAAACTATTAAACAAAAATGGGGCAAAATTGATTTTCTTGTTCATGCAATTGGTTTCTCTGATAAAAATGAGTTAAGAGGAAAATATCTCAACACTTCTTTGAATAATTTC containing:
- a CDS encoding inositol monophosphatase family protein encodes the protein MSNPILKTLENVILKAGKVVNRDYGELENLQVSKKGPGNFVTSADLKVEKIIITELQRAYPQYSILSEEAGLIQGTGNKFQFILDPIDGTTNFMHGLPFFCITCSLVEIIGGKKQVQLAITYAPILNEMYIAERGSGATCNGRKLQVSSRDNIEESLFACYIAKSNQEFRSQDLKAITEVKVNSRIYGSAALELAFIASGKLDGMWHNHLKVWDFAAGTLLVTEARGMVSEINGGSNYLESGSIIAGNRGVFEELRNRVSKSFGS
- a CDS encoding RT0821/Lpp0805 family surface protein, giving the protein MKIISTLLLASTLAISACAPQYGPQGNAGGIGGTGITKENVGMIAGGLGGALAAQGVGKGKGNVLAIAGGTILGGLIGGEIGKSLDRADMAYANSTTQNALEQTSSGVTSKWVNPDSGHSGTITPVKTFQSNSGQYCREFSQTINVSGQSQKAFGTACRQQDGSWKIVG